The Pontibacter korlensis sequence CATTGCTTCTCTCAACCGACTAACGCTAGGTGTGCAAATCCGCTTTGCAAATGTGAAGCAGCCAGATAAGGACTTTGAGAGAACGTTTACAATTTCTCAAGACTTTCCGCAAAACGTTGACGTTACCCAGCTTTCTACAGCACAGATCGAGCAGCTTTCAGAGCAGCTGGTAGTCGATGTTTTCAATAAAACCGTAGCAGACTGGTAATTCCGTCTTTCAATTGAAGCTTTAGTTTAGCATGAACAAATCAGCTTTTCTACAACTAATACAGCAGGTAGCAAGCATCTCAGACCAGCAAACGGAAGAACTGGAGAAAGTGGCTGCTACCTTCCCGTATTGTCAGACGGCTCACCTATTGTTGGCAAAGTCAGCCTACGATAAAGGCAGCATGCTTTCTACGCAGCGCCTGCGACGTGCCTCGGCCTATGCCACAAACAGGCAGCTCCTGAAACGCATTATCTATACTTCACCGGTGGAGGTGCCTGCTTTTGAAGAAACTGCCGTAGAAGAGAAGCCTACAGCAGAAAGCCCGGAGAACTTTGATACGACTCCGCATCAGGAACAACCAGAGGCGGCTGCTGCTGAAACTTTTGCAGCTACAGAAGAAGTTGAGCGGGAAACGGCAAATGCTTATACTGAGCTGCCTGCAGTTACTTATGAGCAAGAGCTGAAAGATGAGGTTACCAAGGCTGTAGATGTAGAAGAATCAGTACAGGCTGAAGAACCTCAGCACGTGGTGGAAGAAACTCCTTCTTTGACAGTTGCAGAATTCGAAATTGATGATGCAGCAGTTGATGAAGAAGAGTACAATGAACGGGATGAAGTTCAATTGGAGGCTAATAAAGATATATTAGAGCAGCCAATGGAGAAACTTGATTCTGAGCTGGCCCTGCTCCTAACTATTAAAAGCCTCAGCCCTTCTTTTACCGACCTACTGGCTCAAAAACCAGACGAACCTAAAGAAGAAATACCAACTACCTATACTCCAGCTCCCCTTGAGCTACAGCAACCAGAGGAACCGGAAAAAGTTGTTGACAAAGTATATGAAGAGCCTGAACAGAATAACAATGTAGAGCCCAAATCTCAGCCAGACGAGGATGAACTGGCAAAGCTTATTTCTGCTGAGGTATCCGCTGCGGCTAAAGCGTACTACAGTCTGGAGGATGTAGGGGAAACCTTACCTTCTAATGACTATTTTGCTGCCTCAGAAGTTGAAGAGGATGAGCCGGAGGAAGCAGAAGTAAAGTATGCCTTTGACGAGATAGACCAAATGTACCAGCAGGATGCACTAGGTTATTGGATGTCATCCAGCCGTATGGGCGAGGTGCTACAGCTTAAGGAGGAAAACGAATTAACTCGTCCTCGACCTGCCAGCTTCCATCCTGAGCTTATACTTGAGTACTGCAAAACGCACGAGCTGGTACATCAGGAAGAGCAGGCTCTTCCTCCATTACAGGAGCAGCTAGATATTATCGATCAGTTCCTTAAAGTAAATCCGCGCCTCAAGACGATGAATAATGTTAAGCTAAAGCCGGAACCGCAAGAGGACTTATCGCTGAAGAGCACTAAGATAAAGCGCGGAATTGCTTCTGAAAGCCTTGCAAATATCTTCCTGAAGCAGGGCAAGGCCAAAAAAGCAATTAAAATATATGAGCAACTCATTTTGAAAAATCCGGAAAAAAAGAGTTACTTTGCCGAACAGATCGAAAAATTACAAAACCTAAGTTAACATGTATATCGCCCTTATTAGTATCATTATCTTTATCTGCGTGCTGCTTGTATTGGTTGTACTTGCTCAGAACCCTAAGGGAGGCGGACTTTCCAGCCAGTTTGGTGGTAGCACAAGCCAGCTAATGGGCGTTAAACGCACCGGAGACCTATTAGAGAAATTAACCTGGGGATTTGCCATCGCATTGGTAATTCTTACTCTTGCCACACACATGGTTGGCAATACAGGTGACTCAGGTGTCAGAAGTGTTAACGAAGAGCGTGCACGCCAGTCGCAATTGCCTGCGGCGCCTGCCGGTGCTCTTCCAGGAGTTACTGAAGATACGACAGCTGCCATTCCGGATGCTGGTGACATTCCAGCTATGATTGACACTGCTCAATAAAAGATTTAGAGATTAGAAAAAGCCGATCCCATTCAGGATCGGCTTTTTTATTTGCAGGCTGCCGTGTTAACATGACAGATTTTCCAAAAAAGTTCCCAATGGCAGTGACAAATGTCAAACATGACAGGTAAAAAGCCGTTAGCACCTGAAAAATTGGCTTAAAATGGCACCTTCTCCGTCTTGGCACAGGAAATGATAAAGCAGAGGTGTTATTGTAGAAATCATAACATCATAACATAACTAAATAACCAAAAACTATGTCAATCAACATCAAACCATTAGCAGACAGAGTGATTGTGGCTCCGGCTGCAGCAGAAGAAAAAACCAAATCTGGTATCATTATTCCTGACACTGCTAAAGAAAAACCTCAGCGTGGTGAGGTGGTAGCCGTTGGCGAAGGCAAAGTATCAGACCAAGGTGCCCTGATGAAGCCACAGGTAAGCGTTGGCGACACTGTGTTGTATGGCAAGTATGCCGGAACTGAGATCTCTATTGATGGTAGCGATTACCTGATCATGCGTGAGTCAGACATCCTGGCAGTTCTTTAATCTTACTTAACCAAAGAAAACCTAATCAGTAAAAATTATAAACTATGGCTAAAAACATCACATTCGATACAGACGCCCGCAATAAAATTAAATCCGGCGTTGACAAATTGGCTAATGCCGTTAAAGTAACTTTGGGTCCTAAAGGCCGCAATGTTATCATCGATAAGAAATTCGGCGCTCCTACCATCACAAAAGATGGTGTATCTGTAGCAAAAGAGATCGAGCTGAAAGATGCTATCGAGAACATGGGTGCTCAGCTGGTAAAAGAAGTTGCTTCTAAAACTGCTGACCAGGCTGGTGACGGTACTACTACTGCAACTGTACTGGCTCAGGCTATCTACACTGCCGGCATCAAGAACGTTGCAGCTGGTGCTAACCCAATGGACCTGAAGCGCGGTATCGACAAAGCCGTAGAGGCTGTTGTGGCTAACCTGAAGTCTCAGTCTAAAACAATCGACAACTCTTCTGAAATTGCTCAGGTTGGTACTATCTCTGCCAACAACGATCCTGAAATCGGTAAAATGATTGCTGATGCGATGGATAAAGTTGGTAAAGACGGTGTTATTACTGTAGAAGAAGCAAAAGGTACAGAAACTGAGGTGAAAACTGTAGAAGGTATGCAGTTTGACCGTGGTTACCTGTCTCCATACTTCGTAACTAACGCGGAGAAAATGGAAGCTGATTTCGACAACCCGTACATCCTGATTTACGACAAGAAAGTTTCTACCATGAAAGAACTGCTTCCTGTATTGGAGCAAGTAGTTCAAACTGGTAAAGGCCTTGTAATTATCGCTGAGGACGTAGACGGCGAAGCACTTGCTACACTTGTAGTAAATAAATTGCGTGGCTCACTGAAAATCGCTGCTGTTAAAGCTCCTGGCTTCGGCGACAGAAGAAAAGCAATGCTGGAGGATATCGCTATCCTGACTGGCGGTACAGTAATCTCTGAAGAGCGTGGCTACAAACTGGAGAACGCTACCCTTGACTACCTTGGCCAAGCTGAGAAAGTGATCATCGACAAAGACAACACTACGCTTGTAAATGGTGCTGGTACTAAAGATGATATCACTGCTCGTATCAACCAAATCAAAGCTCAGATGGAGACAACTACATCTGACTACGATAGAGAGAAACTTCAGGAGCGCCTGGCAAAGCTTTCTGGTGGTGTTGCTATCCTTTACATCGGTGCTTCTACTGAAGTAGAGATGAAGGAGAAGAAAGACCGCGTGGATGATGCCCTGCATGCTACTCGTGCCGCTGTTGAGGAAGGTATCGTTGCTGGTGGTGGTGTTGCACTTATCCGCGCTATCGAGGCACTAGAGAACCTTAACGTAGAGAATGCTGACCAGAAAACGGGTGTTCAGATCATCAGAACTGCTATCGAGTCTCCTCTGAGAACAATCGTTGCTAACGCTGGTGGCGAAGGCTCTGTGGTTGTTCAGGCTGTACGTGAAGGCAAGGGTGACTATGGTTACAATGCCCGTGACGACAAGTATGAGAACATGTTTGCGGCCGGTATCATCGACCCAACTAAAGTTACTCGTCTTGCCCTAGAGAACGCAGCTTCTATCGCTGGCCTGCTTCTAACAACTGAATGTGTTGTTTCTGAAGAGCCTGCTGAAGAAGGTGCTGCTCCTGCTATGCCAGCTGGTATGGGTGGAATGGGCGGCATGATGTAATCAGCCCCTGCACATAAATCAAAAAGCCCTGAGTCATTACTGGCTCAGGGCTTTTTATATGCTTTGAAACTATAAGTCTAACTTAGCAGTGCGCTACACTATAAAGTAATCCTAGTTAAGCTCTTTTATTGTGATAGTAATATCGCGTGGTGCAGTCTCATCACCGCCAAAGTATGGGTATAGCTGATAACCTGCCCCTGCTCCCTGACAGGCTCTTGGCATCTCAACTTCATTACCGTTAAGCACGAAAACATACTTTCCGTCCTCCATGCGCAGCTCACACACCACTGCCTCTCCTATTGGCACTGATCCAAGCAATTTATAGTCCCATTGCTTGTTCAGGTAAGTATAAGCCAATAGCTCTAACCTGTTGTTGTACCAGCGCCAACCAAAGCGCGCACTGTTAACATGGTGACTGGAGTTACAGTCAGATAAGCCATAAAGCTTATTGATGTCAGCCTGGTTGTTTGCAACCACAGTAGTATAGACAGCTGAATTATCGAATGTTACCTCAAACTTGAGACTGCTGGTAGTTACCTGTTTTAGACCGTTTTTGTCTGAATAATGGGATCCTTTTTTGATGGTATAGACAACCGCTGGAGTGTCTTGCTCCTCCTGCTTAGGCTCAACCTCGGCTACGGTTTCGCAAGCGCCCATAGCAAGGCCTAGTACCAGTAGCGACGCAAACTGCCGCATCCGTACAAATAATAACATTGGCTAAAAATGAAAAGTGGCTAAAAGTGATATTTCACGGGAAAACACAAAGCTGCAAAGTAATGGTTCCTGCTGTTCCAAAAGTATAAAATTTTAAACAAAAAAAGCCCCTGAAGATTATTCTTCAGGGGCTTTTTTTGTACTATAAAAACTAATCTACTTCATTAACTAGCCTCAGCCTCAAGCAGTTGACCTGTTTGCGCCTCGGCTTCGTCATGTTTCTTGTCTTCCTGACCGTGTGTTAATTTATTGATACGCTTAGTCAATATCATCAGAATTATGCCTAGCACAATAGTGAAACCTGCAATGCACATGAAGATTTCCAGTTCACCAAGGCGCTGAGCCCAAATACCTATCAAAGAAGCCAGCTTATTGCCTAGACCTGTTACTGCAAAGTATAAGCCCATCATAGAAGCTACAATGCGCTTAGGAGCTACCTTTGTAATGAAAGATAGAGACACTGGGGAAAGCGCCAACTCACCGATAGTATGGAACAGGTAAGCAAACACCAACCAATGCAGTGACGAAAGTCCATCTGCAGAAGAGTTACGCTGCAAAGAAGCGAAAACCATGAAGATGAAGCCTATACCTAAGATGGCGGTACCTAATCCCATTTTAAAAATGGACGGAGGGTTTTTGCCTCTTTTGGCCAAAGCTATCCAGATAGAAGCTACTATACCTCCCAAGGTAAGGATGAAGAAAGAGTTTAAACCCTGTAACCAAGCTGTAGGCACTTCCCAGCCAAACACTACACGATCAGTATACTGCAAGGCATAAAGGTTCATCAAACCACCTGCCTGCTCAAAAGAGGCCCAGAATACAAGTACAATAATGAAAGAAATAAGGATAACAATGATTCTGTCCCACTCCTGCTTATTGAAGCCAAGGAAGCCAGTATGAGCGGCCTGAGTCTGGTCTTTCGTAAATATTCTGTTTTCGCTATTTTCTTCTTTCGTTAAGTTTCCAACTCTGTGAAGGTACTTGCGTCCCCAGATAAACACGATTTGGCCAAGCACCATACCAAAACCAGCAAGGCTGAAGCCATAATGCCAACCGTATACTTCACCTACATAACCGACAATAAGAGAAGCAAGCAGGGCACCAAGGTTGATACCCATATAGAAGATGGTAAAACCTGAGTCGCGGCGGCTATCACCTTCTTTATAAAGTCCACCAACCATGGTAGAAATGTTTGGCTTAAGCAAACCAGTACCGACAACAATAAGGCACAACGCCGTGTAGAAAGCCCACTCTGGAGGGTAAGCCATCAACAGGTGGCCGGCAACCAGCGTAAAGCCACCAATAATAACTGCATTCTTCTGCCCCAATACCTTATCAGCCAGAATACCACCAGGTATAGACATCAGGTAAACGAACATGGTATAGGTACCATAAAGCTCTAGTGCTTCCTCGTTAGACCAGCCATAACCCCCATGGGTAGTAGAAACCAAGAAGAGTACCAAGATACCACGCATACCGTAGTAGCTGAAGCGCTCCCACATTTCAGTAAAGAACAGGATCATTAATCCTTTTGGGTGGCCAAACAAAGTGCCTTGGTTCTCAATAAAACTAGGCGCTCTCCCCCCGGAGATATTCTGAGATTTTGACATAAATTGGTTTTAGCTATTAATTCAGTTTGCGCATTATAAAACTAAAAATACCACTCTATTCTGAGTATTACAAATTTGTGGCTATCCTGTGTTAAAACTCCGACACAGCAAGCAGGTACTATGTTTTAGAGAGGGCCCTGTTACCTCGGCCTGTCATTTATGTTACTTATTCATTCTCAAGTAAATTCACACTTACCTTTTTCTTTTTTTGATTTATTCTTGTAGCCATACGCATTGCCGCTCTTAGATTTGATCAAGTCTATATACAAAAAAGAAGTTTTATTGCTGCTGCCTCTTAAACTTGGTTCTTCCAACACCGTAGAAATTGAAAGGAGCAAGTTGCTTTAAAAGGTTACTGTGATTATCACCAGCGTATATTTTTCATAGGACCCTTCCTACTCTTCTTGTTCCCAAAGCTACCCGATAAGCGGGAAAACTTTAATAAGGGTAACGCAAAGTTAGCGCCTGCCTAAGGATTCTGAGAGCCCCCGTATGCATGCACCTAATGAGTAGCTTATAATAATGTATTAAACAAGAAGTGAGTACATACTTTTAATACTGTTTTTGCTATTTTTGTGTCATTGTTCTATAAACCTATCAATTCAATCAACCCAAAAATTTCAATGAAAGAATCTGGAGTTAAATCTGAAGTAGCAGGTCTCGAAAGCATCGGTATAAAAGAGGCAAAAGAGGTTCTCTGGAACCTTCCTGCTGCGGAGCTGATAGAGGAGGCCATTAAGAATGGTGAAGGTTACCTCACAGACACCGGTGCCTTAATGTGCGACACCGGCAAGTTTACTGGCCGTTCACCCAAAGACCGCTTTATTGTAAAAGATGATCAGACTGAAGAGTCTGTGTGGTGGGGTGACATTAACATTCCTTTTGATGCGGACAAGTTCGATCAGCTGCACGCCAAGATGGTGGATTTCCTGAAAGACAAGAAGCTCTACGTCCGTGACGCCTATGCAGGTGCTCATCCTGAGTACCGTCTTAACCTACGGGTAATAAACACCCAGGCATGGCAGAACCTCTTTTGCTACAACATGTTCCTGCGTTTAACCATAGAGAAACTTAAGGACCATACACCAGGATTCACTATCATTTGTGCTCCTGAATTCCAGGCAGATCCTGCAGTAGATGGTACACGCCAACCTAACTTCGCCATTATCAATTTTAGTCAAAAGATGATTC is a genomic window containing:
- the groL gene encoding chaperonin GroEL (60 kDa chaperone family; promotes refolding of misfolded polypeptides especially under stressful conditions; forms two stacked rings of heptamers to form a barrel-shaped 14mer; ends can be capped by GroES; misfolded proteins enter the barrel where they are refolded when GroES binds) → MAKNITFDTDARNKIKSGVDKLANAVKVTLGPKGRNVIIDKKFGAPTITKDGVSVAKEIELKDAIENMGAQLVKEVASKTADQAGDGTTTATVLAQAIYTAGIKNVAAGANPMDLKRGIDKAVEAVVANLKSQSKTIDNSSEIAQVGTISANNDPEIGKMIADAMDKVGKDGVITVEEAKGTETEVKTVEGMQFDRGYLSPYFVTNAEKMEADFDNPYILIYDKKVSTMKELLPVLEQVVQTGKGLVIIAEDVDGEALATLVVNKLRGSLKIAAVKAPGFGDRRKAMLEDIAILTGGTVISEERGYKLENATLDYLGQAEKVIIDKDNTTLVNGAGTKDDITARINQIKAQMETTTSDYDREKLQERLAKLSGGVAILYIGASTEVEMKEKKDRVDDALHATRAAVEEGIVAGGGVALIRAIEALENLNVENADQKTGVQIIRTAIESPLRTIVANAGGEGSVVVQAVREGKGDYGYNARDDKYENMFAAGIIDPTKVTRLALENAASIAGLLLTTECVVSEEPAEEGAAPAMPAGMGGMGGMM
- the secG gene encoding preprotein translocase subunit SecG, whose protein sequence is MYIALISIIIFICVLLVLVVLAQNPKGGGLSSQFGGSTSQLMGVKRTGDLLEKLTWGFAIALVILTLATHMVGNTGDSGVRSVNEERARQSQLPAAPAGALPGVTEDTTAAIPDAGDIPAMIDTAQ
- a CDS encoding peptide MFS transporter, whose protein sequence is MSKSQNISGGRAPSFIENQGTLFGHPKGLMILFFTEMWERFSYYGMRGILVLFLVSTTHGGYGWSNEEALELYGTYTMFVYLMSIPGGILADKVLGQKNAVIIGGFTLVAGHLLMAYPPEWAFYTALCLIVVGTGLLKPNISTMVGGLYKEGDSRRDSGFTIFYMGINLGALLASLIVGYVGEVYGWHYGFSLAGFGMVLGQIVFIWGRKYLHRVGNLTKEENSENRIFTKDQTQAAHTGFLGFNKQEWDRIIVILISFIIVLVFWASFEQAGGLMNLYALQYTDRVVFGWEVPTAWLQGLNSFFILTLGGIVASIWIALAKRGKNPPSIFKMGLGTAILGIGFIFMVFASLQRNSSADGLSSLHWLVFAYLFHTIGELALSPVSLSFITKVAPKRIVASMMGLYFAVTGLGNKLASLIGIWAQRLGELEIFMCIAGFTIVLGIILMILTKRINKLTHGQEDKKHDEAEAQTGQLLEAEAS
- the groES gene encoding co-chaperone GroES, producing the protein MSINIKPLADRVIVAPAAAEEKTKSGIIIPDTAKEKPQRGEVVAVGEGKVSDQGALMKPQVSVGDTVLYGKYAGTEISIDGSDYLIMRESDILAVL